In the genome of Motacilla alba alba isolate MOTALB_02 chromosome 15, Motacilla_alba_V1.0_pri, whole genome shotgun sequence, the window AAGTCAGGCCATGCTGCTCACACTCAcagtttggctttttgtttgtcaGATGTTTACAAAATAATGTTCTGCTTCTGCTGACCAACAGAAAAAACAGTCCACAGGGCTTCAGCCCCACACACCAATGTTTGTGTGTTCTGGTCGCTGGGAACACTTCCTACAGGGGTCCCTATGGCACAGGATTAGGCTTGCTTCTTTCAACACTGGCATTTCTGCCTCTTCATTGCTCTGCaactctttctcttttttttttctttctttttttttttttttttttttttttttaagaagataCCTATACCTCAGCCAGCTATTGAATCGAGACTACCCCTCCTCCTTTAGCCTCTTGACAGGGTGTTTACTATCCCAGCCTCCTGTATTCCCTGCATGCTGCTCCTGGAAGCCTTGATTACACCACTCTATTTGTCAGACTTAGAGCGTTCAGGTGAGACCAGGTGGAAGTGATGCCATGACCTGTGCTGAGTTACCTCACCTGTGTTGCACTGGAAGaaccttttctccctcttcacTGTGCTAACTGCTGCAAGGGTATTGGTCTCTGGCTCAGAACCACTGGCACTGGTTGGAGCTTGCCtacagctggcagctgtgggtTTTTAATGCAGCTCAGAATAAGACTGCTGAGGCCATTAAGCACTAAACTTCTTTTAGATTGAGCCCATCAAGCTCTATTTTATGCTTCTTGTCCTAAATAGGGGCTTGAAATGAGTTGTCAAATGTGTATTAGCCACAGTCTGTCCtcactgcagaaaatgtcaGGGAGACGTGGGGTGGGCTCAGGGGGGAGATGAGGCTGCTTTACCAGTGCAGCACACTCAGAACTGGGAGCAGCCCCCtgaggcacagggacactgtCCTGGCTGgactgggcactgcaggggaTGCCAAGAGGAACCTGGAAGCTCTTGGCCTTGTAAACTTGCCCtcaactttcttttctcttcataCTTTATTTATTCCTCTGGTACCAGGTTcagctgttgatttttttttttttccatttctatcTGTTGCTCTTGCTTAGCTAAAAGTAGCAGGCTCTGCCTTGCCAGGAGTAGAAATGGCCTGGGATGGGCTTGGCACCCGCTGCCACTCCGGTGCACCAAGTCATCAGCAGTATCTGCTCAGGCTCATTGCATTGAGCAGGGCAAAGCTCTCTGGGGAAACTCCAAGTCTCTGCCACactgcagcttttgttttctacttGGGGAGGGAATGAAAGCTTCAGTTGTTAGTTGGCCAATAATTCTAATTACTTTTGGCCATGAAGCCTGGCTCGAGTAAtgggggattttttattttctttcccaagcCCCAGGAACAACAGATACGTCCatcttatttaattttaatcctGTCCCGTGCAGTCAAACTTTCCCTGTATGGTTGCAACCCATGAATTGCAGCTGCACTTTACACCTGCATCGCCTCCCAGCCCTTGAGTGTGCAGTGACTCCGCCAAGCCTTCAGTGTTGCCATCTCTCCCCACACAAGCCGCCCTGCCCGTCACTGCCTGCTGCCCACCCATCACCTGGGGTGAGAATTTGCCGTTGCAATACCCTGGGTTGCATCCCATCAGTCAGTGCCTAATGCTCCCCCGTGTCTGCATTGTCCCCTGGAGAACCATTGGTCACAGGCTACCCTTGTTTCAGTCATTATCACCAGTGCCAGCCTATCTTTGTGATATCTTTGTCTTATTCATCCAAAAGATTATAACACTAGTTGTTTTGTAATCTCAGTTTTagtaaaaacatggaaaaacgGTTAAGAACATGCATGTGTCTCCCTTCAGCCAAGAGGCACGTTCATCCCATCATCATCTGCCACGGCGCTGCCTTTTACTGAAACAGTCACACAAATGAGCAGCATCTGATGCTCTCTGCTTGCTAAATATAACCCAGTATGCAGCATTAGCTATGCAGATGAGATATTCTGTCTAGCAGGACAAGAGGGATGTCACTGCCCAGACTGAAGGATCTCAGTCCTGCTGTTCAGTTACTGATGTGGAAGGGCAGCTGTCAGGGGGGAGCCTGGTGGGACTTGGCAGAggtctgagctctgctgctgctttgcagcgAGTAGAGGAAGAGGATGACAgcttcttctcttcttcagctGACTTTCCACCACATGAGCATATCATTTTCTCCCCTTGCTTACAGGCCTTGCTGCCTTGAGTCTTGGCAAGTATTTTGGATGCTCATAACCTGCTGGGTTCCCCTCGCAGGATGAGCAGAGCCGAGAACTTTCCTGCTCTGGATCTTTAACTCACTCGAGggcttgttgttgttgttgctgtctCTCCTTTTCAGGCAGAGAACGTGCCCCAAAAGGAGCTCATCCAACGCATGCAGTGACCAGGAGGTTAGTGCTCATGGCTTCagcaatttctgtttctctctttcatgTTGGCTGTTGCACTGTTTATCTGACGATGTTTACTGGGGCATGTTCTGAGTTGTAGAACAGGATCCAGAACTCCACTGTCGATATCAATGAGCTCCAGCTGGTGGTGCCAAGCCGGGAGAATGAAAACAACAACCACTCTGTGAGCCGGGAGCAGGCGGGTGAGTGCGGGGCGTGGGCCGCAGCGGGTCAGGGCACCCCGCGCCCCGGGCCACTCCATCGGATccttcctgccccagccctcaTCACTGTCTCACccaagcacagctggagagctACTCCACAGCAGAAAGCCTTTGTTCTGGGGACTGTCCCTTGCTGCTCCCCCCTCCCTGGTCGGGTAATTCCCCTGGCAAGAGCTCACGcaagcagagctccagcacgCTGCCAACACAAGCTGTCACAGCACATGGCACTGCAGAGACACTGGGTTAGCAGAGCAAATGCGTTGGGTTCAGGCTGCTACAATCAACTTACACAGACCCATAAACTGGGGAAGAGATTGACCTGCCCTGGGCCTAGCTTTGTCCAGAAAGGATGGGTTTTACGATGCTCAGATTGCCTCTGGCCAactccagctcccagagctccgTGTTTCCGTGGGTCTGGATGGATGGAGGTGCTTTGGGTGACATTTACCTCACAGTGTCCTTCCTGGAAAAGGCATCCCAGCCAAGCTGCAGAGAATGTCACGTGCTGCAATTCTGAGTCACAACACATGAACTGTCCCAGTGCCCCTTTTGATTAGTGGAGGCCAACAGGGAGGAACTTTGTGCTGTGTAGTGACTCACCATCAGGTTCCCAGTGAACCATCAGCCACTACACACTCAGCTCTCACAAGGATACCTCCATAAAAAGCTAATCCTGTActcccagccaggacagcttCCCATTTCCTTCTTGAGGAGGTTGTGGCCAGAGTTCTCCTTGCCTGGACCAGATGACAGGCCTTGGGGACACACGCAGACACACATCCCCCCCTCCATGGCAGTCCCTGGAGCATCAGGCTGCCTGTAGGAGCAGATTCACTGGGGTTTCACCAAAAGCTACAGCTCCCAATATTAGCAGGTatgagtaaataaaaataaataatgagtTGAGCGAGTTTGTAAGTGTCTGATCTGCAACATAACCTCATGTGTTTAACACAAGGAATTTCAGTTCATGTCTGTTTTTATTAGAAAGCAGACCCAAGGgtgtttctcttctcctcttttgttttgtttttaaaagcttgcaGTTTCAGGAGAGCTGACTGTTGACTGGAATTTTGTTCTGGCTGGTGCAACAGCTAGCCAAAGGCTGTTCTAGATTGCCTGGTGAGGGAGGGAGGAGTTGGAAACAGATGTTTTGGACTCTTGCAAGCAATCTTtattgattttcttcctttctcagtGACTTCCTGCCGAGGCAGCACAGAACGGTCTCCTCAGGACACTGACCCAGATGTGCCCTCCTCCATCTCTGCAGTGACCACTGAGACTGGGAGTGATGAAGTGTTCATCATTTCTGCTGGACCTGGCACCAGTGGGCTGAGCTTTACCACCTACAGGATACAGGTACATCCCCCAGCATCTCTAGCAGGCTGCAGGATGTCCCTTTTGGACAGCACTTGTCATACCTGTCCATTTTTGCCTAATGCCCACTTTCTAGAAAGGCAGGGACTGAACCAGGCAGTTCTCCTACCCCTCAAGCTGAGCTGCCATCAAACGATGTGGACTGTGATCCCCTGAGCCAGTATCTTCCCAGCTTTGGGAAGAGCAAATGCAGAACCCTACTGGCAAATAATGGAGATGTTTGCCAGCAGACAGTAGGACCAACCTGCAGAAGTGTTAATTGGCAAAGCTGAGGTTCCATTAGAATTACCACCTGTAGCAACTGAAAGACCTGAGAGTCAGACCTACCCCTGCCCACTGCTCCAAGTGATCAGGGAAGTTactcagctcctcagctgggcagaaaGTGTCTCACCAAGCTGATGTGAAAATTAACAGCTGAGGctccaaaaaaaatcaaatacttcAAGGGAAAGCACTGAGGTCCTCACAAATTCACAGACAGAAACCTGAATTGATTCAGCAGGTTCTCTCTTATTTTAGCTCTTTCCCCTGGACTCCTGGTCCTTTATTTGTCTAGAAGCAGATGAGGGCTCAGAAGCCTCAGGTCTGGCTGTCACCTCTTCTACCTCGAGTGAGTGCACACAGAGCACATCCATTGCAAGTGTCTGCTAAAGCCTTTCCCTGGTCAATACTCTCTTCTCCAGTGCCCTGTCTCTTTTTCCCACTAGAGGATAAACAACCAGCACAAGGAACTCACATGCCCAGGACAGGCTGTGTAATACTTCTGTCACCgtttacaaaacaaaagcattctGTATCCCTGCATTTGATTAGGAAATTAGCCAGGAGGCCAGGCTGGTCAGGATTTTCCTACACTGGTGTAAGACACGTGCTGAGCTTTTCCTCCAGCTGGCCATGCTGatgaacaaaaagagggaaagaagggaaaacagctCTGGAGCCCTCCCTTGCCTGAATGTGACCTTCTGTggagcagggcactgggagTTGTAGCCAGACTGGACACCCTTGAACAAACACCTGCACTCCCCActcctttccagagcagagagctTCACCTGGTGGCAGCCCCACACACATCCAGCTTCTAGGCAGGAGGGAAAACCATTTTCCTGCCCCTTTTCCCCACTTTAGTCAGAAGGAACAAATACATATAACACCCCCGTTTCTATTCTGACATTGCTTCTGCAAGCAACCTTCAGAGGGCatttatacataaaaaaataaaagagcattAAAACAGTGAAAgcaacaaagaaataaacacattaaGTCAGAAAGCATCTCCTCAGTGATGCCCATGCAGCACACAAGTGAGGCAATACTCCCAACCAAATTCCTCAAGGAACCAAGGCTGGAAGCACGGCAGGACCTTTTGAAAAGCTCTGGGCCTTTCCCCACAGCTGAAGACCATCCTCTCCAGGGCTGTGGAAATTGAGCACAGCAGAACAATGACAAACCTGCACTCCAACGGGTTCTCATCAGGCCGCTTGATACTGAGGGCTCCTGGCTGTCAGATGTGTTTGCAGTTGAATTTTGAGGTGTGTATTTTTAGGGTGTGAAATGCTGCTGGCCAGCCAGCCTCCAGCCTCACAGAGGATGTGGTGTGTGGCTTTGTGGCCAGCACCAGGCAGTGGGATGAGATatctgctggagcacagcccgttccttggcaggagctgagcagttATCCCCTTGTGAAAACATGTGTGAAATCCTGAGCCTTCACAGCACAGTGAATAATGCCAGCAGACTCACCTCATGCAAAATGCTTGACTAGAATTTGTTAAATTATAAGgagctttcattaaaaaaaattatcttgacCTTTCCCTGAGCAATTGTGTCTGGCTGCTTGGTCCTGTGCTGCCCACCAAGTGTGAgcctgagctcagctgggccCGAGCCAGTGATTAAATGGCTTTtgctctgcagcttttcaaACCTATTTGAAGACACCAGTCCTGTGTCTtcacagggaagggaagagctaggagaacaaaaaacccctctgctTGTGACTGGTGTGAGGAAACAGAGGGTGGGATGGCTTTTGGGGAGATTCCAGGTGTCCTCCAGTAGTCATGGCTTGCTAAATCCCCTTTGGTTTAAGGCATCATTCACCCTTTGGCTGACTTATGACTATGATCTCTGACTTCTGATCAGACACTGCAAGTTTCAGATGCAAAGGTTTGAGTTAAAAGTATGATCATGGAAGTTTAACAAACATTTATTgccaaaacattttccaaagtTTAGAAAATACACTGTTCATCTTCCCAGTTACTTCCAGTGTACCTATCTCAAAACCAGAGGCTAATTTTTGCATCAGTTTGGAGgtatttataataatattagaaaaataaatcctaagACAGCCTGAAGGGGCCACTAAGGAGAAGACAGGTGgattaaattttataaataaagatTGTCCCTTTAATAAAATCTTAGACTAGAAGCTTAATATTGAAACCAACTTATCCAGagcctgctgcctctcctggctTCCTActgagtttctttttctgatctAGTGCTAATTTCTTGCCTCTCTGCCCATCCATTTCCAATATGACACATTCACTAAATAGTTTCTTTGATTTGCAGAAACTCGGGAGATTCAGATTCTCAGAAATAACAAATTACATGTTTCTGGTTTCTCAGGATTTTAAAATCCAGGACACTGTgggatttatttctctttaaggACTGTGTAAACTTTGGAAATATGGATTTTGCATTCTTCTCATGACAACCATATTCGCacagctgaaaattaaaaatatgtatagaGTTGTGTAACGGGAGGCTTAAATAACAGGTGAAGTATTAGTAAGAATGAAAGGAGATTCACAGGAATGTCAGGAATTCTCTAACTTTCCTGGCTCTAAGCTCATATCAATACTAAGGACAAAAATTGGGATTTCAAATGCAACACCACAACTCATAAAGTATGGAAGAGCAGTTTGTCTATAGTTTATTCCCATGTCTGGTCAACTCTGCTCAttcccagggctggtgacagcagTTTAATGTagtctcaccttctgatgatgCCAATTTTACAGCTGTCTGGATGTCTTGTTCTGCTCCTACAGCATGTTGTCCACCTGAAGAGCATTTTTTACGTGAAATGCAAATCCCCTTGGCTCCAATCCAGTTCTTGTGCTTCATGTTCTATTCAGCACAGACACCGAGAACAGattatttcccttctctttatttttcattatttttaattcttccctTACATAGGATAAAGAGCACCACTTACTTCAATCTTTTCACCCAAAGTTTGCTTTTTTGAGACTTCTGATTCTCTTCTTGCTTGCTTCTGGAGTTCTTTCAGTAGGCTCCACCCCCCTtaagttttatttccccagacAGACACACCAGGAGCCTTCCAAGAGCCAAGCAGAGTGGAAGAATTCTGTTTTACACAGTGAAGTTTATAACTCTGCTCTGTCAAATACTTCCAGTAAAATTAAGCTGTagatatttcatatatttagTGAGGGTTGTAGGACTATATCTTATGTCACTGAATTTTCCCACTTCAGCTTTAAACCTGAAACTGGGGGAGCAAAGTAAAACTTTCCTCCAGTGTGGGGGTACCAGTTGTGGGTTTCTCTtggtctggattgaaggcacttgagatggtagttcatgtttggactcaagtgtttattatttcttagcagtaaaacagtctcacttCTGTGagtttggcagcttttcattagaaggcacaaaatggccaacaatctctgGTTACGaggtcttttaaggctaaactatccaattaagaactgaccCCTagattcttttctcttttaacccaataactgatcccaaagagcctgCAATGGGGACTTTTCTGCCCAGTTACAAAATgtcacccaaacccatgaagaagaatgaaggagaagcatgaagaagaaacccaggagcaccctgtgccctccatcttgctcccATCCACagcatactaaaaatcccaaaccctcaATTTCCCACCAAGTGATACACCAACACTGCTCTCTACAATCTATTgcacacttttgtggattccagtctatcttgaagcctaggaaactttctccatgaatgagggtcaaagtcagtgctctcctgggggtcagggcaccccagagcagagaaatattcccagtgccctgggtttccacactCCTGGGAAGCCAGTGAGCTTCAGGCAGCACACTGGGAGAACAACGAGGAGAAGTTGCATTCCTGAGTCCTCTGAGAACGACTGAGTCAATCAGTCTCTTGCACTAACAGCctgtttttaaagtgtttaaaaaatgttttgatgcAAGATGCCTATAAACCATCTTTGTTTACTCTTTTCAGGacaaaaacctgaaaagaaGCGTCACAAGCCCGGCCTCTGTGTCAGACTGGCTGAGCTCCCACCCCAcggctgcaggggcagaggctgctgagaaGGGGAACGTGCAGCTGGAGAATCCCTGTCCCAGGCAGCGCACCTGGAGCGCCCGCACCTTCCACGACCTCCTGGCTCCAAttccacagctgcagaaaaaatggtgcagctggagcaccAACAGCCCCTTCACAAAGCTGGTTGACAGCAGTGTGagtcctgcagggaggggagcatGTTGGGGTCTCAGCTCCAGTATTTCCCCACTGTTCACTGATGGAACACGTTTTCCCCTTGGCCAGTGCCTCACCTCTCTGTCCTGCAGTGCAAACACATCTCAGTCCATCTTCCTTGGTGTATGGGAAACTCTCTGGCCTAATTATATTGTAATTTACCCAGGCTTTCCTAAAATATTAAGCAGCTGTATTTTCCAGCAGTTGGCACCTGGTTAAGAAATTATCCCCAGtccagaaaaacattaaaaaatgcctTCAGACAAGATTATCTCATTGAGTGTTCTGAcatgtgcttttttccccctggttATGCCTTGAATTTATTATAATTGATGTATTATTATTGCACTGCAAGGAACCCATAGGTGTGGCAGGGATATCTGGGTCTCACTGACTGTAATCATCAAACCAACAGCTTGTTACAAAGCTAATAAAGgatgtttcttcctttttaaggTAATAACACGGGTTTATCCTAAAGAATGCATCTTACCTCCAAAATAACCAGGAAATTTAACTTTTAGTTCTCTCAGGATCAAAGTTTTGAGAGAGAGCTGCTTTTCATGGCATGTCTGCTAATTTTTGTACTATTTTGTGCAGGGTTTTTCTACAGCTGCAAGACCCCAAGGTGTGCCAACCAGGAAAGTAATCTCAGCCACTGAGATAGAGGGAGCATCAGAGACTGTTTACTCCGATTCATCTGCCAGTAATGCCTCATATCCCCTCACTCTGTCTGCACAGAGGCAGCGAAAGCTGACCTCCTGCAATTTGAAGAAATCCAGATTTGGAAACCCTTATTTTGGATTTTTAGCCAGTTCTCCTGACAGCAAACATATGAGGTCCTTGGATCCCTCAAGACATCTAGGGGCAGCATCTCCAGCTAACAGCCAAAGCCCCAAAAATCTTCTAGAGAGCTCCAACCCACTGAAAATCAACTTGGTCAACGGTTCAAAAACAAAGGAGCTGATGGTAGAAACagataaaaacaaaccagtttttgttatttctgaagAAGGGGATGATCAGCAGCCTCTGGTCCTGGCGGAACACCTCAGTCAGTGTGGAGATCACCTGTCAGAGCAAAATGCTGCGTATGCTCCAGCCGTGCCAGAGAAACAGCCGGCGGTTCTGAGTGCggagaggaacagctctgcccCCTTCACATCGAGCCTTCCCCTTTGGGCTAAATCCCCCACTTCATACAAAGGCCATGGGAAggcccccagctcctccagggaccagcagagctcagcaggtgGAGATGCCAACACTACTGAGCCCTCACAGAACTGCAGCACCCCCGCTGCTCCTACGCTGTGCCAAGCCTCAGCCCAGTGATGTCCTCGGAAAGACTGAGACATCAGTTCCCAAAGCCAGAGGGAACAGGGAcatgagcagagcagaagctgtgtcCAGCAGTTGTGTGGCAGTCACATATGGCAGCTTCGTTGAGAGCAGTCTTTGCTTCCCACGTGTTGGGACTGAGATACAAGGATAcaaaccacagcacagcaccGATGCCACCTCCCCTTCAGCTCACCAACCTCATCTCTCTTCTCCTGCATGAGACTTGGATGTAGTTTGTACCAGAAAGCATCCTCTGAAAAGGTACTTCAGACTGCAGAACCCCTTTTCTGGGATGGGAATGAAAGTAACCGGGGGCAGTCACACCGTGGTTTTTATCTGAAATGTAAATcagtcccctgtccctgtggcaTCACTTGAGTCTGTCTGTTGGGAGCTCTGAGTTAGCTTCTGTTTATAGCTCTGCCTGTACAATCCAAGCCTTGCCAAGCCAAGGGTAGGAATTCAATCATGCATGTTTGCATACAGTTTTGTAAACTTCATTTTAAGTATTTCATAACTTCTGCAGTCTACACAAAGCTTACCAAGCATTAGCAACTCTAATATTAAACAGCAAGATTATCTCATCTCCTAACTCTTTAGAGAAGTGTACAGACAAGCTGAGCAACCCAATACCAGATGCTTGTTCTATTAAAGTCTGATGTAGCTTTATCTTTGCTAGGTCTACATAGGCTCAGAACACCTCAGTCCACTACATTAAATGACTCCTCATGGCAACGGGAGCATGTGTACAAAAACATTGAAATACTAGGAATAGTCTTCAGCATCCAACACTTGGATATTTGCAGCTGCTCTGATCCTACATTCACCAGCTATTTATTGCTGGTAACGCACATTGACTAGAGAACTATTCCCCTTCTTTTAGCAGGCAAGACTTGAAAGACAAAATTAAGGTGGGGCAAACTTTGAGTGCTCACTTTCTTTAGAAATTAACCCGACATGGCTGTGCCTCCCTGAGTACAAATCCAGGGCATTCGATGGAACACTGAACCAAAGGGAAGCCTGCTAGTCCTATTGCCTTTAATAACCCcatcagtattttaatttcctccTGGTGATATTTTCCTATCTTTGCAAAAGACTCCTGCATGCTCGTCCCACAAttcagaattgtttttctttcttaaatgaAACAATTCCCTCTTGAAGCTGCATTTTGCAGCTGAGACAGCACATTGTTTTAAAGCAATAGTATGTCATAAAACAGGTGTCAGAAAGAAATCTTCTGCACAAGTCTTCCCCTGTATTAGCTGCAGTGTGCATCCAGTTATCTTAATCCTTCTCTGTGAAGGCATTTAAGACTGattgctgaaatatttaactGAATTATTTATGATTTCACCTGCTGTTACAGCTTCCATTTGCCTCCTCTAATGTCTGAGATATGCAACACACGACTATAGGTTTTGCCTTAGATTTTCTCTGGGTGTTTACATGTCTACCTAGACATAGAAGCTGTGCAGCTGGTAGCAGTGGAAGCAAAAACACATTTGCCCTTTAGCAGTTGACTCAAACATGAACAGCAAACAAGTCTCTGCCTTTATTATTTCCAGACTGTGTTCAGTGCCAAAGTCTGGCTCCGTGTTGGTTGGTTCTTTAttggtgggtattttttttttgttgttgttgttttaaattaatgctACTTGATTCAAAGGGAAGAGATTAATATAtttatggttttaaaaatatttagaagtcTTCAGTACTCTAACAATAACTTCCACTGCATTAAGTTCATATACATCTTAATTTAATGTTCTATTACATTTCTAAAGTTTGAAATACTAAAATCTACTTTTGAAAAGTACTTGTGTTCAATTATTGACAATAGTTACATTTGAAGGGCTGGAAAAAAGCGGCTTTTTCAATAAAAGCATGTTTAACCACTCATTCCTATGGTGCAACAACACttaatttgttttgctgaaagCCTGAGTTGTGCCTCAGAGCACCAGGAGAGCGTGTGGGGTACCCCAGTGGTGGcagacacagaaaagcaaacactcCTTTTTAGATCCCTCCCAATTTCTCCAAGGCTGAAGATGAGGTGGTTGTTTACACCGACCTCCTCCACTACCTGTTGTGTAACCAAAGCCCAGACTTTGCTCACCAGGTTTGTCTAACTGCTGCCAGAGGAGGCTTCCGTGGGAGtttgtgtttcctttcagatccatcagtgcctgctgcagcagcataTGGGCAATGATCCACGGGACTGCACCAGGCACCCTGGCTGCAGCATGGCTGCAGCATGGACTGCACCAGGCACCCTGGCTGCAGCATGGGCTGCAGCATGGGCTGCAgcatgtatatatacataccTGCATggactgcacacacacagatgtgtgtatatacatatcTACATGgactgcacacacacatacacgtgtgtatatacatatgtgCATGgactgcacacacacatatatgtgtatatatacatacatgtatggactgcacacacacacacacgtgtgtgtatatacatacatgcatGGACtgcacacacatacatgtgtgtatatacatatatgcatggactgcacacacacacatacatgttatatatatacatacatgcatGGActgcacacatacacatacatgtgtatatatatacatacatgcatggactgcacacacacacatgtgtatatatacatacatgcatggactgcacacacacacatgtatatatatatatacatacctGCATggactgcacacacacacacgtgtatatatacatacatgcatggactgcacacacacacatgtatatatatatatacatacctGCATggactgcacacacacacatgtgtatatatacatacatgcatggactgcacacacacacatgtatatatatatatacatacctGCATggactgcacacacacacacgtgtatatatacatacatgcatggactgcacacacacacatgtatatatatatatacatacctGCATggactgcacacacacacatacatgtgtatatatccatgtatacacacacacatttgtgGTGAGAGAGGCCCTGCTCCTGATG includes:
- the LOC119707403 gene encoding uncharacterized protein LOC119707403 isoform X2 is translated as MLRSGPGAGLVLAAAAALCLGGAGAKVYYSCGAVVESMERGLILSPGFPNNYYPGTHCVWQFFIPMRTHLILEIFDFDIFESSSETPTPWDGFSAPATTENQDMPSLEENLDFAVHTTKPPLRTSTSKAAQNLSSPGDQSKDLAGHLDELPGTISKKNEAKQASEENQWKQMKEPKAISKAQPEELPLPVAGSASMQRQNTSGLEAGEDFEGKMLLAHLAASERDEVTAESWTLPSTALPMEISSSPQSAGDVCPHDVLYVSDLITFSSRFCGPNSPVNKTMVFGSSLEMVEVIMELITTTDRGRGFAMLFEYRNITDPSTVDAVRQERKENMMVLAIVTGIVVFALALLSALCIACRQRTCPKRSSSNACSDQENRIQNSTVDINELQLVVPSRENENNNHSVSREQAVTSCRGSTERSPQDTDPDVPSSISAVTTETGSDEVFIISAGPGTSGLSFTTYRIQDKNLKRSVTSPASVSDWLSSHPTAAGAEAAEKGNVQLENPCPRQRTWSARTFHDLLAPIPQLQKKWCSWSTNSPFTKLVDSSGFSTAARPQGVPTRKVISATEIEGASETVYSDSSASNASYPLTLSAQRQRKLTSCNLKKSRFGNPYFGFLASSPDSKHMRSLDPSRHLGAASPANSQSPKNLLESSNPLKINLVNGSKTKELMVETDKNKPVFVISEEGDDQQPLVLAEHLSQCGDHLSEQNAAYAPAVPEKQPAVLSAERNSSAPFTSSLPLWAKSPTSYKGHGKAPSSSRDQQSSAGGDANTTEPSQNCSTPAAPTLCQASAQ